From the genome of Elusimicrobiota bacterium:
AGAGGGCCCCGCGACGGTGGTCGTGTGCAACGACACCCAGGACCCCCGCACCATGGACCCCTTCCTCGAGTTAACCGAAAAAAACCACGTTCTGCTTCAGCAAATGATGGAGGGTCTCGTGCGGTTCGATCCCGAGGGGAAAGTGATCCCCTGTTTGGCCGAATCCTGGGAGCAGGTGGATCCCCTTCGCCTGCGATTTCATTTGCGAAAGGACGTTGAGTTTCACAACGGGGAACCCTTCAACGCCGAGGTGGTTCGCTTCAGCGCCCAAACGTTTTCCGATCCCAACGGGGTGTATCCCGGCAAAGGGTTCGTTTCCTCCATCGACCGCGTGGAGGTCGTGGATCCCTCGACCGTCGACATCGTCACCCGATTTCCCGACGGAATATTATTGCGCCGGTTCGCGGGTTTGATCTTTATGGTCCCGCCCGACTATTACAAACGAGTCGGGAGCCGCGGATTCTCCGAGCGTCCCGTGGGGACCGGGCCTTTTAAGTTTCTCCGGCATGTCCCCGGACGGGAAATCGTCCTGGCCGCCAACAAGCGTTATTGGCGGGTCGGATGGCCCAAATTCGATCAACTGATTTTTCGGTTCATCGCCATGGAAAGCCAAGTCCAGGCGTTGATCGATGGAAAAACCGACGTCCTGACCGATTTGCCGGGGACCATGACCCTCCGCGTGATGGAAAATCCTTCCACGCAGGTCATTAAGAAGGAATCGATGTACACGGTGACGGGCCACTTCAATACCTCCAAGGGAATTCTCGCCGATGTGCGCGTTCGCCGGGCCATCGATCACGCCATCAACGTTAAGGAGTTGATCCGTTACGATTTGCTCGCGAACGGCGTGCCGATGGCCAGCCTGTCCTTCCCCGGCCAGGTGGGCTACGACCCTTCGCTGACGCCCTACAAATTCGACGTCCCCAAAGCCAAACATCTTCTCAAAGAGGCCGGGGTTCAAACACCGGTTCGTTTGACCATGGTGACGGTCCCTTTCGGTGAACGGACGGCCAAAATCATCGCCAAACAGCTGGAGGTGATCGGACTCAAAGTCGATCTCAGCGTCTATCCGGACGCCGAGATCTTTCAGGCGTTTCAAAACCACACCTGGGATATCGGCGTGGCCGTCCTACCGAGCCCCATCGCCCACATTGCTTTCCCGCTCACGCTCATGTTCTTTTCCCAGTCGCCCTACAGCCTCCATAAAAGTCCGGAATTCGACCGGATGTTTTTGGACGCGGTGACGGCCCTGGACCCGGTAGAGCAGGAAAAGAAATTTTGCGCCCTCGTCCGTTACGTCCACGACGAAGCGCTGGGGATCTTTACCTACCAACGGATTAAAACCTACGGGGTCAATCGCCGAGTCCACTTTGTTCCCTCGGTCACCGGCATGGCGCATTTCGTCGACACCACGCTCGAAGAAGCCCCTTCCATCGGTTCCAAGTAAATATCCATCGAATTCCAATTTTAGGGGTGGAGGGGAATTTCCCGACCGCTCTGTCCCGGTGTTGAATTTGTTCGATAAAAAATATGATTTTGATGTAAATAAATGAGTTGTAACAATTTTCCTTTTATATGATCGCCGTTATTGTGCTTCTCGGTTTGCGGCACTATATTTGCAAGGTGCCTCCATTCGATCGTTTCGTATTGATAAATGAGATTATTTCCGGAAACCCGCGGAACGCGAATGGGGAATAAGTCTTTTATGGCGAAGTGGAATGTAAAGCGTTTCCTCCCCATCCTGGGGCGTTGGGTCGGCCTTTTTCGCGGGCGGAGCCTCAGTCGCCGCATTTTGCTGCCCGTTTTGCCGGCGGTGTTGTTTTTGATCGGCTGCATGGGGGTGTTCAACTACCACCTCGTGAAGAGGCAGATCGTCGACAGCGTCCGGCAGACCATGAACAGCGACGCCTTGAACGCCGCCCGAACCTTGGAAGCCTTTTTCCAGCAACGGCTGAGCGACCTCGAATCCCTCTCCGAAACGCCGTTGATCGCCGACTACAACAAAAACCGGGGGTTCGGCCTCGTCCAAGAGGCCGAGGTCTACCGGCGGGAGCTGGAGAAATACTTCGCGAACTTTTCCGAACGCTCCAAAGTCTATTACGACATCTCCTACGTGAGCCCCGAAGGCCGGCGGGTGTGCTCCCTCCGTCAGGGTATTTCGGCCGATACCTACCAGGCGTCTTTCCCCATTGGGTTCCTGGACTTTCTCCGCCGGGGGAAACGCTACGACCCGCCCCTTCAGCGCATCGTGGAATACGGCCCCCTGGTCAAGCGCTACGCCAAACCCATCTTTGACGACAACGGCACCTTCCTGGGCGCCATCGTCACGGACTGCGACATGAAGGCCGTGGAGGACATTCTGCGGGTCATCCGCGTGGGCAAATTGGGCAGTGCGTTTCTGGAGGACGCGGACGGCAAAGCGGTGTTGGACGTGCCCAACGCCCGCTTCACCCACCCCCTGCGCGGCGAAGCTCCGATTTTGGAGTCCGAAACCAACTGGCGCTGGAAAGTCGCGGTCACCGCCCCCGCCAGCGAATTCTTGGACCAGCCCTTGAAGCAGATTTCCTATTTGACGATCCTCTTTTCCGTCGGCATCTGCCTGTTGCTCATGGCCATGATCGTCTTCCGCGTGTCGGATCTCATGAACCCCATTCAAAGCATGGTCGAAGGCACCCGCCGGTTCGCCTCCGGCGATTTGACGTTTCGGTTCCCGACCTTGAACAGCGAGGAATTGTCCACCCTGGCCGCTTCCTTCAACAAGATGGCCGAGACCCTCGAAATCCGGAACAAGGAATTGGAGAGCCGCCTCCGCCAATTGACCGCCTTGCGGGACATGGAAGAGTCCGTCATTCAACGTCAGGACGAGGAAACCGTTTTGCGGACCTGCCTGGAAGCCGTGGCCCGGGGGTTTGGTTTCGACCGGACGGGCATGTACTGGGTGGACCACGCCCACAAGGAAATCGTGGGCCGGTATTTGTTCGGTTCCGACGCCGCCGGTTTTTCCGAAGCGGCCTTCCGGAAGCGCCGGGTGCCCCTGGGCGGCGCGGACATTTTGAACGAAGTGGTCCGGAGCCGCTCGGCCATCGTGGTCAAAAACCCGGTCCGGGACGCGCGCACGAACCCCTCCTTCGTTTCCGAAGCCAAAACCCGGGAATTCGTCCTGGCGCCGATCTGCGGCAAGGACCGCGTGCTGGGCATTCTGAACGCCGACAATTTCTTCACGGGCCGCCCCTTGACCGACGCCGACCGGGAAGGCCTGATGCTCTACGCGAACGCCGTGGGGCTGGCGCTCGAAAACGCCATGCTCTTCCAGAACCTGGCGGAGTCGGAATCCCGCCTGCGCACCGTGCTCGAGAACTCGCCCGAAGCCATCATCGGGTTGTCCCGGGAGCATTGGATCAACACCTGGAACCGCGGCGCGGAAAAAATATTCGGCTTGTCTTCGGCGGAGGTGCTGGGCAAGCCCATGACCGTGCTCTTCCCCAAGGGCGGGGGCGCTGAATTCAAAAACCTGCTCAACCAGGTCATGGAACGGGGCGCGGTGAAGGACTTCCTCATGCCCGGTCAAACCAAAGACGGACGCCTGCTCGACCTCTCCGTGTCCTGGGGCGGTGCCCACGCCGATTTCTGGATGAACAAAGAATGGACCCTCGTGATCCGCGACATCACCGAAGCGCGCCGTTTGCAGCAGCAGTTGATCCGCTCCGAAAAATTGTCCGCCGTTGGCCAGCTCATT
Proteins encoded in this window:
- a CDS encoding PAS domain S-box protein, translating into MAKWNVKRFLPILGRWVGLFRGRSLSRRILLPVLPAVLFLIGCMGVFNYHLVKRQIVDSVRQTMNSDALNAARTLEAFFQQRLSDLESLSETPLIADYNKNRGFGLVQEAEVYRRELEKYFANFSERSKVYYDISYVSPEGRRVCSLRQGISADTYQASFPIGFLDFLRRGKRYDPPLQRIVEYGPLVKRYAKPIFDDNGTFLGAIVTDCDMKAVEDILRVIRVGKLGSAFLEDADGKAVLDVPNARFTHPLRGEAPILESETNWRWKVAVTAPASEFLDQPLKQISYLTILFSVGICLLLMAMIVFRVSDLMNPIQSMVEGTRRFASGDLTFRFPTLNSEELSTLAASFNKMAETLEIRNKELESRLRQLTALRDMEESVIQRQDEETVLRTCLEAVARGFGFDRTGMYWVDHAHKEIVGRYLFGSDAAGFSEAAFRKRRVPLGGADILNEVVRSRSAIVVKNPVRDARTNPSFVSEAKTREFVLAPICGKDRVLGILNADNFFTGRPLTDADREGLMLYANAVGLALENAMLFQNLAESESRLRTVLENSPEAIIGLSREHWINTWNRGAEKIFGLSSAEVLGKPMTVLFPKGGGAEFKNLLNQVMERGAVKDFLMPGQTKDGRLLDLSVSWGGAHADFWMNKEWTLVIRDITEARRLQQQLIRSEKLSAVGQLISGIAHELNNPLQAVVGYSDILTDDMRQKIDEASGKPVAVQPQEIVDDLRIITENAMRCQKIIENLLLFVRQGEIEKKPVELTRVVQASRDLLQYKLKKAANVRVEAELPADLPRVKGNFQQLQQVFVNLINNACDAMSTTEGEKHIRITARAEGGAVCVDVADTGPGVPDAVRDRLFEPFFTTKAEGRGTGLGLPVCRQIVEDHGGRIHFTTELGHGTVFHFQIPAATEEAALAPATAPRLPPVKNKRVLIVDDEPDVLGFLAKVVQSEGNKVEFAGTLKDAIARASQGPFDLVVTDIRLGEGTGLSLYENWTLWSGKPRPAFVFMTGDVVNTSLAQEMEKKACTSSTSPST
- a CDS encoding ABC transporter substrate-binding protein; the protein is MNSRDDQARRFIKSPVRWFFAGAAVLFVLVALGRAKEGPATVVVCNDTQDPRTMDPFLELTEKNHVLLQQMMEGLVRFDPEGKVIPCLAESWEQVDPLRLRFHLRKDVEFHNGEPFNAEVVRFSAQTFSDPNGVYPGKGFVSSIDRVEVVDPSTVDIVTRFPDGILLRRFAGLIFMVPPDYYKRVGSRGFSERPVGTGPFKFLRHVPGREIVLAANKRYWRVGWPKFDQLIFRFIAMESQVQALIDGKTDVLTDLPGTMTLRVMENPSTQVIKKESMYTVTGHFNTSKGILADVRVRRAIDHAINVKELIRYDLLANGVPMASLSFPGQVGYDPSLTPYKFDVPKAKHLLKEAGVQTPVRLTMVTVPFGERTAKIIAKQLEVIGLKVDLSVYPDAEIFQAFQNHTWDIGVAVLPSPIAHIAFPLTLMFFSQSPYSLHKSPEFDRMFLDAVTALDPVEQEKKFCALVRYVHDEALGIFTYQRIKTYGVNRRVHFVPSVTGMAHFVDTTLEEAPSIGSK